The Lolium rigidum isolate FL_2022 chromosome 2, APGP_CSIRO_Lrig_0.1, whole genome shotgun sequence genomic interval gccggcggcggcgaagagtgCGCCGCTCCGACGAGGAACGGCGTCCCCGGCCAGACGGGGGATGCCCTGGAGGGCGACGGCGCCAGAGGCGTCGAGAGCGTCGCCATGGAGAGCGACGGCGCCGACCCCGGCGCCGCGGCGCCGCAGATCCACGAGCCTAGGCCAGATCGGAAGACCTGCCACCAGGTGAGCGAGCTACCGTCTCCCGTCTCCCACCCCCTTTCGCAACCGGCGGCTCCTCGTGGCTTTGATTTCGTTCTAACCCTCCGATGCTTGTCGCAGTGCCGCCAGGGCAAATCTTACTTCGGGGCAGCTTGCAAGGTCGAGAAAAAATATGGGCTGTGCAAGCTCAGGTACTGCCGGAAATGCTTGATTAACAGGTACACTAGTTTCCGCTCCATGATCTGTCTTGGTTTCAGGGCTTGTTTGAAGCTGTCCGGTTCTTGTTTcttgatggtccatttctttctGTAGGTATGGCGAGAGTGAAGATGCGGTGGAGCTGGACGATTCCTGGGCCTGCCCCAAGTGCAGGGGTGAATGCAACTGCAGTAATTGCAGGTAAGACTTGCGAAGCTGCTGCAGTAATTGCAGTAATCTTCATGGAGATTTCATACTATGGTTTTGATTGGTAGGAAAATGAGCGGGAAGACACCGACGGGGATACTGTCCCATGCCGCCAAGGCGGTAGGGTGCTCTTCCGTCCATGACTTGCTAAACAAAGGGGACGACGAGGTGGCTGCTGCGCAGAAGCTGGTAACCCCGCTGACGGCTAATCGCACCTCAAAGGTACTAGTTCTCTAGTCATAGTCACAGCCAGCAACTATTCATTATTGTTCATCAGCTGCCCTGATCCACTGTTATGAACAAGCAGAAGAAGCGAAACAGGGATGTTGCGACAGATGATGCTACTGGTACCAATGGATTACTGGCTGAAGGGGATGATCAGAATGCAGTTTCTTCTGTtcctaccaagaagaagaagaaggttaaATGCACAGTAGATAACCGTCCTGCTGATGACAAGTCCCTGCAGGGAACTGAGAGCCTTTGCGCTGTTGAGGAGGAAATTGTGTTACCCAGGGGCACTCCTGTCACTAACGTTGCGGGTGCAGACCTGGAGGAGGAAGATGTCGGGCCTGCACTTCAGTTTTATGAGTTTTGCCGCTCATTTGCTGAGGTAGTTATGGAAAATGAATAATTCAGTTTTATTTCTGACTTTCCTTATAATAATATCTTGCTAGCATCTACTAGATAGTAAAAGATTAGATTTGCGTTTATATGTCTAGCAACTTGACCAGCAACATGGCATGTCATGGCACAAAATATAGGAGATAAATATGTGAAATCTATAAATGCGCTCACCCATCCTAAGAGTAAAATATCTTGCATGGTACCAAGAAATCAATAGGTGAAGGAAAACTAGTCCGATATTTCGATTTGTGTCCATGCTTTTAAGTATATTATATCATCTCAATTATGATCAGTTTTGATATGGCAAATACTAATTGAGTTTCTGTTCTGTGGAACAAGCTAACCCTATCATCGTTCATTTAGAAATCGTCACCTACGTCTAACTTGATGCATAGCATAATCAATCCATCTTATCTGTTAGCGGGAAAGTTGCATGTTATCATATGTTACTTCTAGTTTTGCTGATATGCATGTGTAAAAGTGGGGTAAAATCTTTCAGCCATTGATTTCTTGGTTACGTAGCTTGCACTTCAAGCACCATGACAGTTTTGTTTTACCAATATTTAACTAAAACAGTTCTCAAGTGATAGAAATATCTTTTGAAGGTTCAAGAAAATATTTCTAACAAGTAGGATGCAATAGCAAATTaacattttgaaaatatttaagtATAAAGTTATACCTTTTTGCATTACAAGTTACACATGAAAGATATTCTTTACGCAGGAAACAAGAAAATGTGTATTTTATATACATACTGCATTTTGTGCAATGCCTCGATTACTTAGGTTTCAAAATATAAACATCATTGTCCTGATAGGATCAGTAACCACACAAAGTAATATTTTCTTGCTTAAATCATTTCATGGTATCTTTACCAAGGACCAAACTTCTAATATCATATGCCATAACCCCCTAAGGTTTAAAACCAGGTAGGCGGCCTCTTAACCTTCACATAACCATTCAAATACACTCCCAGTGTGGCGTTGTGGTATTGGATACATAGTTCACTAATCACTATTTGGCTTGTTGCCATGTTGGCAACGAATTCGCGCATGCAATGCAACCCTCCAAAGCAACCCAAGGTTTTCAGGTGGTTATGTTTCCATGCCTTGGGATCAAGTTAACATTTCATTATATATGTCAAATAGATTATGTTTCTTTGAAGAGAACTTTTTTTAAAGTAAATCTCTCATAAGTTATTGTTCCCATCGTTTAACATGTTATAATCTAATGTACATGGCATAACGTAACACATGAATTTATGCAGTTTTTCCATCTAAGGAAGGGGGAACCAGAAAAAATTCTTCAAGAAATCTCCGGAGGCCGTGAACTTCGAGTGGTGGCCTCACTTATTGCTGAGCTTCACATAAAGCTGTTTTCTATTATCAAACAAGACAGAGGGGAGAAGTAAATACGTTTGACATCAATATTATTTCATAGGTTTGTTCACATGTAGCTAGTGTGGATGACTAAATGAGCTTTTTTTCTTGTTAGGCCTCCGAAGTATTCAAGAGATGGAGATCAATGGATAATTGATATTGGCAAATATATTAGTGGGTCAACCTTTATCTCAAAGGAGTTGCCTCTTGACTGTTTGAATCAGGGAGTATCAGGATATAAGATTTTGAGCCCTTCTTATAAGCTACATGTGCTGAATTTTTTGTGTGATGAGACTCTTTCTTGCGCGTAAGTACTGCTATCCATATTGGAACAGATCACTCCCATACGCAACCTTTATATTTAATTGTCTTGTAAACTTGTTCAGAAAGTTGAGAAACTGGATTGACAAAAAAAACGAAAAGGCATCTGAGAGAAAGAGTGTTGCCAAGGAAAAAATCCGTGCTGCAAATGAGAAGGTATTAAGATTGGCAAAGCTTTTCCTTTTTGTTTAGTCTCGTATAATTTTACAACTGTCAACAATTCTCTCTCGTTTCATAGGAAAGGGAGCTAAAAGGAAGACAGAGTGACATGGCTAAAGATGCGCTTTTTATGGAAGGAGAAACTACTACCATCATGGAGACTAATAATCTCATTTCTGAAGTAAAGGAGGCAAATGAAGTCAAAAGAGCAGCTACAAATGGTATGAACAGTATAACTTGATATATTTACATGTTTGTGCATCACATTTGGTTTAGCTTTCAACACCTTTTCAATCTTGAACCCTAATTTGTATTCATAAAATATTGTCGGTTCATTTATGTTGTTGGTATATGCGTATTCAAATAACAGAGAAACTTGATATTAGTATAACGATGCGGATAACATAATATACTAAGTATATTATTAACGAAATATAAAGCAGTACAACACTATTTGAATATGTTTGTTTGTTTTCATGGATGCTACATGGTCAAAGTTAACCTCAAAATATGTgggcgccttacattttgggaccaaGGGAGTTCTCTCTTTATATGCAATAATAATTTGAAACGGGGCAAGCATGTTGTATCTTTATTTTGAAACAGTATCTTTATTCTGAAACTTACTTAATCTTACCTTGACAGCGTTTAGTTGTACATAGAGAAGAGTTTGATCCTAAAAGAAAGCATGCTTGATGACTATTAATGCGGTTCTACTGTTTACGAAGTTCAATAATTAACTTTTACTTGAGCTTTTTTATTTCTGTTGATCCCCTTGGTTAGTAAAATAAATGCTTTGGTCCTAGGCTCTTAGCATTTCAAACATAGCACCTTTATAGTAAAGAGTGAAGTTACCATCTGCAACACTGCGGTTATTATATAGTAACTGGGCCTAGTTTGTTGGTGGAGGCGTGAATGGACCCACTACCCAGGTTTTAGTCTCCTTTGATTCAACTCAAATTGGGTGATTTCTTGTGCTTCAAGAAAAGATACATAGTTCCACCTAGCTATTCTTATTTATCTTCTCTTTTTCTCGATTGTGGCAGCATTAGAGGAGGTGGGAGGTGTTCAGCGGACCAAACCTGTCATGGTAGATAaaggggtagcatattggaagctGGATGGGTATTGTGATAATGCAACAATAATGCGTCAAGGTTTGTTTGACATTATCATAAATATTTAGTCACTTGCATTTTAAAACTATTAACTATTGATATCACATTTGTCTCAGAGCTCGATAGTGAAAACATGATGGGGAACAAAGACAAATGGTTCATGTTCACTGAAGATGAAGAGAAAGTAATTGTAGATCACATGGCTAAAAGGTAAGGTGTTTATGATACCAAATTGATTTATTCAAGGGTTTTCTTTCAATAGTCACTCCTTGATATTTAATCCAGTAGATCCGTTGGTTATGGTCAAATAAATTGAAATCTCAATTCTGGTATTGTGTTCTCATGATTGGGCAACGTGACATTGATGTAACTGAATCATATTCCTATGAAGAATGATCTTGAAAATGTAACACATAGTTCTATCTTATGATGGGCCATTAGGAGATTTTCCTAAAATCAATGTAGTATATAATATGCATCAAACCCAAGTATCAACTCCAGTCTAAATCTATGGATAGCAATAGTGTCCCCATTCCCGCTTCCTGTGGGAAATTCCCTAATTAGGGGACAGGAATGGGAAATTTTATATACCCCAAGGAGGACATTTAATAGGTCTCTAGTTTCCGTTTAGGTAATACTGTAGTGGTCCCTCACCCGCTAGTTTCCCTTTGCATGACGTTAATGAATATGCCGTACATCATATCGCTATAAATACTTTTAAAAAACATGCTTCCCATTTGAATATCAACAAGAAGATATGACTTAAGCACGGCCCCGATTCCGCTATTGTGACAACTTATTCCTGCAACAGATGCAAATAAACTAGCTTTCATTCTTGGGTATTCGCCTTAGTAGTTCTCCTTTCTGCATGTCATTTCTGCACAACCACAGTCTCATGCCATTGCAATCCATGCTTCCATTACCTGCTGTTGAAGGATGTGGGTTAGATCACCAGGGTTAGGGGTGCTCCACCATCCCCAGGTGGGTAAATAAGATAAAGAAAATCAATGGGTAAAATGGTTGGTGAAGTACTCTGAAAGGATTCCTCCAAGTAAGCATAGATGGAAGTAATACACGTCTAGAGTTCCTAAGTAGATTGTTCATGCTATGATTTCATGAATTGGTAAAGGCTTTGTTTAGATATAGTGATTTGTTATGCTCTGTTTTCTTTCAAAAATCAAGAGCCTAAGGCTTGATTCTGATGCATTTGATCTCAAAATATAAGCTTCTTTGTATAACTATTGTAGAACTCAGCCATATTATGATTATCATCACAAAAGAACTGTTTCTTGTAACACTTAAGCAGTATTCAAGCAATTTCTAGCACTTGAAACCGGATGGAAACTCCATGTCTTCTGGCTGATGACGAATTCAGGCTTCTTTTCACTACATAGAAACCAAATGTGTCGATCTTCTCTGATTTCCATTGGGTTAAGAAATTCCATACTTCATATTGGGCTGATTTTTTTTATTGTTAATCTGAGAAATTATAGCAGCTTAGTAACTTAGCCTTGTTTTCCTCAACCTTTATTTATATAATAGGATAACAGATCTTGTTGCATAAACTTTTGTCTAATGTGGTATCGTGTTGCAACTGGTTAATACAGGTCCCGGCGTCGGTTCAGAAAACGTACTGGGGTATAATGATCTAATGATCTCAATCTCTGGGTGTTTCAGCTGGTCGAAGGTATTCAATTTAACCTTTCGGTGTGCCTTCTTTTTGTGAATTCGGGGGTGCATCTCATTTCCGTTCAAATGAAAGTGAAATATGTTATTTAATGCACAAGTGCACAAACACACTAATGGGGTGCATCTAAGTGAGGTGTGAAGTCATATTACCACCATTACCAGTTG includes:
- the LOC124689696 gene encoding uncharacterized protein LOC124689696, with amino-acid sequence MEIPAPSSLEASGGGAGGGEESAAPTRSGVSGQTGDALEGDGARGVESVATESDGAGGGEECAAPTRNGVPGQTGDALEGDGARGVESVAMESDGADPGAAAPQIHEPRPDRKTCHQCRQGKSYFGAACKVEKKYGLCKLRYCRKCLINRYGESEDAVELDDSWACPKCRGECNCSNCRKMSGKTPTGILSHAAKAVGCSSVHDLLNKGDDEVAAAQKLVTPLTANRTSKKKRNRDVATDDATGTNGLLAEGDDQNAVSSVPTKKKKKVKCTVDNRPADDKSLQGTESLCAVEEEIVLPRGTPVTNVAGADLEEEDVGPALQFYEFCRSFAEFFHLRKGEPEKILQEISGGRELRVVASLIAELHIKLFSIIKQDRGEKPPKYSRDGDQWIIDIGKYISGSTFISKELPLDCLNQGVSGYKILSPSYKLHVLNFLCDETLSCAKLRNWIDKKNEKASERKSVAKEKIRAANEKERELKGRQSDMAKDALFMEGETTTIMETNNLISEVKEANEVKRAATNALEEVGGVQRTKPVMVDKGVAYWKLDGYCDNATIMRQELDSENMMGNKDKWFMFTE